The Gammaproteobacteria bacterium genomic interval TAGCGATTCTGTTCGACGCCCTGGTTTTCATGAGTTACCTGATACGCAAGCAGGCGAGGGAAAAAGCGAAGGGGTTCTGGGAGACCGCATTCCCACTAGCCACAATTCTGTTTCCTGTCGTAATGTTCACGCTTTGGTCAATACCATCCGTACGCGAATCTGCACCGCGTTTCGATCCGGCGTACGCAGAAACGTTGTTCATTTCCGGTGTGACATTGGGACTGATCGGTGCGACATTGAGCATTGTCGCACTTTGGTCTCTAAGACATTCCTTCAGCCTCATGGCAGAGGTGAGGGAATTGGTGACCTCGGGTCTGTATAGCAGAATCCGTCATCCACTCTACATGTCTGAGTTGATTCACATGACCGGAATTGCGCTGCTGGCAGGCACTCCGGTGGCACTTTGGCTGATGCTCTTGGGACTTGGTATTCAGGTTACGCGCGCAAAAATAGAGGAGGGTAAACTCCAGGGGGCGTTGCCGGAATATGCCGCGTACAAGAGGCAGACAGGGTTTTTGTGGCCGAAAATTCTGTAAATGCAAATCGGGTAAGCTTTATCCAGCAGGATATCGGGCCCAGACAACAGATCGTTCACTACGCAATTTCCATGTCGACAACAACCGGGAAATGATCCGATGCAATCCATGAGTTGAACGAATGATGTCGCGAGCAGGACAGAATCGCCGCTGGGGTACGAACGAAAATCCGGTCCAGCGGAAACATTGGAAAAAGCCAGGTTGGGAAAGTGCGTATCCTGGTGTGTATGAAACCAAGATTGCGAAGTTTCACAAAAGGACGCGAGCTCCACCAGACATTGAAATCGCCCAGCAATACCGTAGGATGCAGGTCATCGGCGAGCAGATCGGCGAGTCTCCGGAGTTGATCGTTCCGTTCTGGAGTGGTCAAACCCAAATGAGTGGCAAGCACCCTAAGGGGACAACTGTCGATCATAAGCATCGCATCGATCACCCCTCGCGGTTCACAACCAGTGAAAGACAGATCATGCAGTCTCTGCTCACGGATAGCGTATCGTGACAGCAGAACATTTCCATAACGGCCCAAACCACGACCGAAAATCGTGCCGTCTACAGTGAGCATCCCGGTCGTTTTTTTCAGACGATCGGCGAGATCACCCGCATGATCAAGGGTGATTTCCTGCAGCGCAACAACGTCAGCCCGCATCTCCATAATCACATCGGCTATGCGTTCTGGTGAGTACTTGCCATCTATTCCTATGCAGTCATGGGTGTTGTAGGTCGCTACTCTCGGCATCACACAGGCTCAACTCGTGCGCAGCCAGCGCTTTGCCAGCCAGGCGGCGCCGACAAGCACTGCCCCCACACCAATCGCAATGGCAATGCTCATCCACGATGGTTCCGTAAGCGCCTCCCAGAGTGAGCTGGAAAACAATGTGATCGTACCAAGGCCAGGCGTCAAACCCAGCAGGCTGCCTACGAGGAACTGTCGAGCACCGAGATGAGAACTCCCGGCGACCAGATTGAACACGGCAAAGGGCGCCACCGGGACCAAGCGCAGGACAGCAACTGCCACCGTGCCGCGCTTTGCAAGACGCTTGCTCAGCTTTTCAATCGGTGAACCGCTCAGGCGCTCGATCGCACCTTTGCCGAGAAACCGACCGACGAAGAAGCCAATAGCCGAAGCCGCCATGGCACCTGTCATGACATATAAAAAAGCTTGCCACCCGCCGAATACCAGGCCCCCGATAACTGCCAGCAGCGTAACCGGCACCATCAACAAGCTGGCGATAATGAAACCGCCGATGGCAACGACAGCACGGCCCTCAATCGAGGATATCGACGCAAGGTACTGCCCGATCCGCTCTGGAGACAAGTACTCATGCATAGGACTCCAGCGCCAGGCAGCAGCCAGCAACAATAAAATCCCAACGCCACCAACGAACAAAATCAGGCGTCGTCGCCCCTTCTGCCTGCGGGATTTTGGTACATATTCCTCGACGAAATAGTCCGGACTGAATGGTTCAGACGGATCAACAAGACTGGTATCCGGTACCAGCTCATCGACCTCCGCCGCCACCTCACAATTCAGAGGCCGCAAGCTGCGCTGATCGCTTTGCAGGCTTTCGACCGCCTGTATCAGTCCGGACTGCGCTTGCATGGCCTGAATGACATCCTGCGCATCACAACCCAGATGCTCGGCCAGCAGAGTCGCACGTATGTGCCCGATATACCGGGCAACCTCGTCATCCGGCTTGTTCGATTCAATTGCCAGGTCACACTCGGTATCCAGCCCCATGGAGCGATTACTGGTATTCGACGAACCGATGCGCAACAGACGGTCATCGATTACCAACAACTTTGCGTGCACGCTAATACAGTTGTCACCGAATCCAGGTTGGTAGGGGAAATAGATCCTCAGGCGATCATGCCGATCAGCTTCGTGTAGACGACTTACGATACGGCCTCGCACCACGTCCATCGTGACCTGCTCAAGCCAGCCTCCCGTTTTTTCCGGCAGTACCAGAATAACCTGCGGACCGTCTTCTTCGGCCAGACGCACGATGAGGGCGTCAGCCAGGGTCTGGGCAGTAAAGTATTGATTCTCGATGTAAATAGTCTTTCGCGCCGCCGCTATGGCATCGAGATAAAGCATGCTCACTTCCTCGACCGCTTTGCGTCCGCGGTATGCAGGTTCGGTTCTGGCAATGGCAACTCGAACAGCATCCAGACCGCTTGAGACGCTCTCCGGCCATGGTGAGCGCGCTACGTCGACCGGTGGCTTGATCTTCCAGCCGCGCGAACGCCGCCAGCGTTCTCGTGCCAGTTGCCCAAGGCGGGCAGCAGCGTCTCCTTCGACCACCATCATCATGTCGTGAAAGGGCGGATAAGGCTTGCCATCGGGATCGATGCGGCGTGGATCATCGGGCTTGTGCTCCGGTGTATCCCAGCGCCAACGGGACAGATCGATGCCGCCGGCAAACGCGACCCGATCATCGACGACAACTACCTTCTGATGATGTGATGCGCCCTTCGGGTGCAGACCATCGAGGCGGAAATGAAATCGAGGCGGCGCGTGTAAACGTAGCTTGAGCGCGGGCAGCAATTCGCGCTCCGCGGCATAGATCATGTTGAAGTCCCAGGACAGAAGGTAAACGTTCAGCTCCGGATTGCGCCTGACCAATGCGACGAGGAATGCGCCCAGCTCATCGGGAAACTCATCACTCGGCTCAACACGCTGTAACCGCTCGTGTCGATCGAAATCCCACCCAAGTATCAGAATCTGCCGCTCAGCGGCCCGGCAGGCCTCGGCGAATGCAGAAAAGTAATCCGCGGCATCCACCAGGATGGCGAGACGTGATGCGTGTTCGACTTTCCAGCAGTTTCTTCCTGTTTCAAGGATCGGCCTGTCAGCCAACGAATCGGTATTCATTGCAGGGTTTTTCCGCTCGGCTTCGGCATATTCTTGATCCATATATCGAAACCAGAAGCAGTCAACATAGGTAGGCTTTGTAGCAGCTTGTCAGGTATCGAGCGTCAGTTGCTGGGCTCATCCGTCCAAAAGCGCAGCGTGATATATCCGATGATAGCGGCGATCGCTGAGACGACGACGATCGACAATTTTGCCGATTCAAGTATGGCACTGCCCGAATCGAGCGCAAGGTGAGCGATGAAGGTTGACATGGTGAATCCGACTCCGGACAAAAGACCCACGCCGAGCAGACTGCGTTGACTGATTTCATCAGGCCGTTTCGCGAAACCGAGCCTTATTCCCAGCCAGACTCCGGCGAAGATGCCGATCGGCTTGCCAAATAGCAGTCCGATAATGATGCCAAGTGCAACAGGTTCGACGAGCAGCCTGCTCAGTGCGGAAGCGTCGATCAATACACCGGCGTTCAGAAACGCGAACAGGGGCAACACCAGCAACACGACCGGGAGTTCCAGACTCTCCTCCCACCGTCGCAGTGGCGTGGTCGCCTCTTGCGCGAGCTTTTCGACCTCAACGATCTGCTGGTGAAACTCCTGATCGGCCAGAACTTCCTTGTGGTCGGCAGCCGGGTCCAGGTCTGAAACCGCCGACTTGACCTCGTCTTTCAGCGTGGCCGGTTCGATCCGTGGTCGCGCAGGGACAGTGGCAGCAACGACCACGCCGGCGATGCTGGCATGAATGCCTGATTGTACGATCGCCACCCACAATCCCACGCCGACGACAGCATACACAAACGGATGTCGAAATCCAGCCCGATTGAGTATTAGAAGCCACAGCATCAACAGGCCTGCCATTGATATCGCGCTCCAGGACAGTTGTTCTGTATAGACGAATGCAATCACCAGAATCGCGCCGATATCGTCGAGAATGGCGACCCCGACGAGAAAGGCCACGACGCTCCTGGATATCCGCGTGCCCAGAGACGCGAGTACACCGATTGCGATGGCCGTATCGGTCGCCATCGGGATACCCCAACCATCTACTATGCCGCCGTCAAAATTTGCATTGATCGCCAGATAGAGCACGGCCGGAACGACCATGCCACCCATTGCGGCACTCAGCAGCAGACCGACACGCGCCAGATCCCGCAACTCTCCGGCAACAAGCTCTCGCTTAATCTCCAGACCAATCAGGAAGAAAAACAATGCGATCAGTCCGTCATTGACCAGGTGTAAAAACGACCATTCGAAGCTCCGTTCTCCGATACCCAGGCGAAAAGACAGGTGCTGGAGTGCTGTCATTTCATACGCATAGGGAGAGTTGGCAATCAACAGGGCAGCGACCAGCGCAAGCAGTAGAAAGGTACTCGCCGTCGTCTGCGCCTTAACGAAGGACGCAAACGGCCCACGCAGCTTGTCCACCTGTTTTTCCAGTTCCAGTTTCACTTGTTCTCTGTGCAGCGCGTATTGGCCGTAAGTCTGACATTACCGTAATCATCTAACAACCACGTGTGATCGGGGATAATGCGAAACACTCAGCGCCCGCGGACAAGCGCTCACACGACAAGGCGAACCGGTCTGCGTAAGTCCATTCGCTGCGGTGCGACAGGCAGCAATATGCGAGTTGCACTAAGGCGATTTCTGTCAAATGACATACCATCCTGCTTGTCTTTTCGTCCGTCCTCTGTGTTGCGACAACCGTTGCATAGTTCGACTATGCGTCTGTTGTCGCGCCTTGATGACGAACGAAAATCCGGCGCAATCTGGTATGCCATTCTCCGGCAATCGCCTAATATAGGCGCATGGATAAATATTTCGACTACCTGCGCAATCGACTGGACACCAGCATCTGGTTCATCCCTGTCACTTTCTGTATTGCAGGTTTTGCGTTTGGCCTGCAGATGCTCTGGCTGGAGCGCCACATCGCCTTCCTGTCTACGAACCTGCTGACGTCGGCCATGCCGGTCGAATCGGCACGCCAGGTACTGAGTGTTATTGCCGGCTCCGTTATCAGCGTTGGCGGTGTTTCGTTCTCGGTAACGATGGTTGCGCTGACACTGACATCGGGCCAGTACGGACCCAAGGTCCTTCGGCAGTTCCTCGAGGACGATAGCAGTAAAGTCAGTCTTGGCCTTTTTCTCGGTACCTACGTCTATGCGCTGGTCGTACTTACCGGTTACAGCGAGACTGACAAACCAAATGTCACGGTATTGATGGCGTTACTACTCGCCCTGTTAGCGCTGGTCGGTTTCATACGCTTCATTCACCGCACCGCAACCGATCTGCAAGCCGACGAGATCGTCGAACGCATCGGCAAGCGACTACAGAACTCGCTCGTTGAACTGGCAAGCGAAAGCGCGCAGTGCGGGAGATCCTGCGACGTCGCCGCATGGCGCCATACCGCCAGCGGACACCGGCCACAGCTTATCGCCTCAGATAGCCAGGGGTACGTCCAAGCCATCGATTACAGGGGATTGGTCGATTGGTGCGTGGAACATGATTGCCGGATGCAGGTGCGAGCCAGGGCCGGTGATTTTCTCGTCAAAGGTGTCTGCGTTTTCAAGGTATTCGGTTGCCCGTCAGCCGATATTGAAGCGGATTTCGAGAACCTCAACCGTCGCGTGATCACCGGACCGGTCAGGACTTCGGTGCAGGATCCGGAATATCCGATTACCCAGCTGAATCAACTCGCGGCACGTGCCCTTTCACCGGGGATCAATGATCCGGGCACTGCAATAAGCTGTGTCGACTCGTTCAGCCTGGCCCTCTCCTGGATTGTCGATCGAGATCTGCCTGGCAGCGTATTCATGGACGATGAAGACGAGGCGCGGCTGCTCATGCGCATCACGAATTTCGACGGCATCGTGAAAGCCGTATTTGCGCCGCTGCGCCAGTACGCCAAATCTGAGGTCTCGGTTGTTGTCAGCTTGCTCGAAGCGCTGTGCCGTCTTGCACAATTGACGACACGCCGAGAACGACTGCAAATACTTGGCCAGCACGGAGACCTTATCCGAGAAGCGATCGATGATCGCGCACTCGCGGCGTATGATATGCGCGACATCCGCCAACGGCATAACCGTCTTCAGGGACTGGCGCAGCGCCTGAACTGCCATCTCGGCGCCTGAGAGGTCCAGTCGATGTGCTGGTCATGGGCAGCAGTCCCCAAACGAATCAACTTCAATACCTCTCGCCAGATCGTCAAGGCGATTCACCATGAAATGCGTCGTCGATCGAAGACAGATAAGAAAGCCCGGGCAATGATTAAAGTGCCCGGGCGTAGAGAGAGGACAGGTGAACAGGTGTTGGCCGAGTGGTCAGATTCCGACCAGCGGCTGTAACAACCGGCTGAACATGTCCGAGAATTTCAGACGGTCATCGGTCGCGATCAGGCAGATACAGACCTCTTCGGTATCCGCCACCGGCTGGTGTTTGACCGAGTCGTCAAGGTCCGCCATGTCGCCGGATCGA includes:
- a CDS encoding isoprenylcysteine carboxylmethyltransferase family protein produces the protein MHFHEQIRREIVPLLFFGTVITIKIYFLVDALFIEANYRKILQAIHILNQYSDEEVRHWLTKILSYTVYNIVAILFDALVFMSYLIRKQAREKAKGFWETAFPLATILFPVVMFTLWSIPSVRESAPRFDPAYAETLFISGVTLGLIGATLSIVALWSLRHSFSLMAEVRELVTSGLYSRIRHPLYMSELIHMTGIALLAGTPVALWLMLLGLGIQVTRAKIEEGKLQGALPEYAAYKRQTGFLWPKIL
- a CDS encoding DUF2254 domain-containing protein produces the protein MDKYFDYLRNRLDTSIWFIPVTFCIAGFAFGLQMLWLERHIAFLSTNLLTSAMPVESARQVLSVIAGSVISVGGVSFSVTMVALTLTSGQYGPKVLRQFLEDDSSKVSLGLFLGTYVYALVVLTGYSETDKPNVTVLMALLLALLALVGFIRFIHRTATDLQADEIVERIGKRLQNSLVELASESAQCGRSCDVAAWRHTASGHRPQLIASDSQGYVQAIDYRGLVDWCVEHDCRMQVRARAGDFLVKGVCVFKVFGCPSADIEADFENLNRRVITGPVRTSVQDPEYPITQLNQLAARALSPGINDPGTAISCVDSFSLALSWIVDRDLPGSVFMDDEDEARLLMRITNFDGIVKAVFAPLRQYAKSEVSVVVSLLEALCRLAQLTTRRERLQILGQHGDLIREAIDDRALAAYDMRDIRQRHNRLQGLAQRLNCHLGA
- a CDS encoding endonuclease/exonuclease/phosphatase family protein, which gives rise to MPRVATYNTHDCIGIDGKYSPERIADVIMEMRADVVALQEITLDHAGDLADRLKKTTGMLTVDGTIFGRGLGRYGNVLLSRYAIREQRLHDLSFTGCEPRGVIDAMLMIDSCPLRVLATHLGLTTPERNDQLRRLADLLADDLHPTVLLGDFNVWWSSRPFVKLRNLGFIHTRIRTFPTWLFPMFPLDRIFVRTPAAILSCSRHHSFNSWIASDHFPVVVDMEIA
- the nhaA gene encoding Na+/H+ antiporter NhaA, with amino-acid sequence MKLELEKQVDKLRGPFASFVKAQTTASTFLLLALVAALLIANSPYAYEMTALQHLSFRLGIGERSFEWSFLHLVNDGLIALFFFLIGLEIKRELVAGELRDLARVGLLLSAAMGGMVVPAVLYLAINANFDGGIVDGWGIPMATDTAIAIGVLASLGTRISRSVVAFLVGVAILDDIGAILVIAFVYTEQLSWSAISMAGLLMLWLLILNRAGFRHPFVYAVVGVGLWVAIVQSGIHASIAGVVVAATVPARPRIEPATLKDEVKSAVSDLDPAADHKEVLADQEFHQQIVEVEKLAQEATTPLRRWEESLELPVVLLVLPLFAFLNAGVLIDASALSRLLVEPVALGIIIGLLFGKPIGIFAGVWLGIRLGFAKRPDEISQRSLLGVGLLSGVGFTMSTFIAHLALDSGSAILESAKLSIVVVSAIAAIIGYITLRFWTDEPSN
- a CDS encoding VTT domain-containing protein; the encoded protein is MDQEYAEAERKNPAMNTDSLADRPILETGRNCWKVEHASRLAILVDAADYFSAFAEACRAAERQILILGWDFDRHERLQRVEPSDEFPDELGAFLVALVRRNPELNVYLLSWDFNMIYAAERELLPALKLRLHAPPRFHFRLDGLHPKGASHHQKVVVVDDRVAFAGGIDLSRWRWDTPEHKPDDPRRIDPDGKPYPPFHDMMMVVEGDAAARLGQLARERWRRSRGWKIKPPVDVARSPWPESVSSGLDAVRVAIARTEPAYRGRKAVEEVSMLYLDAIAAARKTIYIENQYFTAQTLADALIVRLAEEDGPQVILVLPEKTGGWLEQVTMDVVRGRIVSRLHEADRHDRLRIYFPYQPGFGDNCISVHAKLLVIDDRLLRIGSSNTSNRSMGLDTECDLAIESNKPDDEVARYIGHIRATLLAEHLGCDAQDVIQAMQAQSGLIQAVESLQSDQRSLRPLNCEVAAEVDELVPDTSLVDPSEPFSPDYFVEEYVPKSRRQKGRRRLILFVGGVGILLLLAAAWRWSPMHEYLSPERIGQYLASISSIEGRAVVAIGGFIIASLLMVPVTLLAVIGGLVFGGWQAFLYVMTGAMAASAIGFFVGRFLGKGAIERLSGSPIEKLSKRLAKRGTVAVAVLRLVPVAPFAVFNLVAGSSHLGARQFLVGSLLGLTPGLGTITLFSSSLWEALTEPSWMSIAIAIGVGAVLVGAAWLAKRWLRTS